The following proteins are encoded in a genomic region of Drosophila willistoni isolate 14030-0811.24 chromosome 3R, UCI_dwil_1.1, whole genome shotgun sequence:
- the LOC6650219 gene encoding very low-density lipoprotein receptor isoform X3, giving the protein MAIELCSTSIVSDTNKITTATITTSAAAAAATTIYISNNNKQRQAQQLFNCFCANFNLLLLTLILGLGKCCSATPTPAYQHQQQLLTESIAGSNVAPVQSDGSLTKLDGKAFLNMGFKFLNVSGKIGTPLGIGQSMDDKCDEKQFQCLSGDCIPIRFVCDGEDDCRDHSDEQVAECKFLEATCSSDHFRCTNGNCIPNKWRCDQENDCADASDESPALCKSRTCSPEEYGCKSGLGECVPLAWMCDQSKDCSDGSDEHNCNQTCRSDEYTCGNGRCIQKRWVCDHDDDCGDGSDERDCPVIPCDAVAEHTCSNGACIAKRWVCDGDPDCADASDERSCSNVTKTVTPCLPHEYQCKDRITCLHHSWLCDGDRDCPDGDDEHTANCKNITCRPDQFQCGDRSCIAGHLTCNGDKDCSDGSDEKNCNFTVQANLQACNGTTQFNCGGGQCIALSKVCDKRKDCPDGEDEPAGKCGVNECATKNGNCMHKCLDLAVGHRCECHEGYKLSSDKRSCVDINECENPGMCSQICINEIGGFKCECEAGYMRDPRNHTRCKASEGHASLLLARRHDIRKIALDHMEMTSIVNSTKSATALDFVFRTGMIFWSDVTTQSIYKAPIDEGQEKTVVLKQSSVTSDGLAVDWIYNHVYYTDTHKCTIELTNFDGNMGKVLIEDSLDIPRSIALDPIEGWMYWSDWGASPRIERAGMDGSHRTTIINYDVKWPNGITLDLVRKRIYWVDGKLNIISSANYDGSQRRQILYSMEYLRHPFSITTFEDYIYWTDWDKQTVFKANKFTGEGVEPITAVHMLQHPMVIHVYHPYRQPDGINHCQSVNGHCSHLCLPAPRINERSPRISCACPTGLKLMADGLMCVEDLAERRPVKNQTQNEQTTAPSPQPDSGFIALVVIASLSGCAVLLAVLLLIGYRYCSKRRINSMNFENPIYRKTTTSSDQDHFSLRKNLPARIYDHTSAMDEEYSPVIGISSY; this is encoded by the exons ATGGCCATAGAGTTATGCTCTACGAGCATTGTTAGTGATACCAAcaaaataacaacagcaacaataacaacatcagcagcagcagcagcagcaacaacaatttacatcagcaacaacaataagcaACGTCAAGCTCAACAGCTGTTCAATTGCTTTTGCGCCAACTTCAATCTACTGCTACTCACCTTGATACTTGGCTTGGGCAAATGTTGCAGTGCCACGCCCACACCGGCAtatcaacatcaacaacaattgcTTACTGAGAGTATTGCCGGCAGCAATGTGGCCCCCGTTCAATCTGATGGCTCATTGACCAAACTCGATGGCAAAGCCTTTTTAAATATGGGCTTTAAATTTCTGAACGTATCTGGAAAGATTGGAACACCACTTGGCATAG GCCAATCCATGGATGATAAATGTGACGAGAAGCAATTTCAATGCCTGAGTGGCGATTGTATACCCATACGTTTTGTGTGCGATGGCGAAGACGATTGTCGGGATCACAGCGACGAGCAAGTTGCCGAATGTAAATTTCTTG AAGCCACTTGCTCATCGGACCACTTCCGCTGCACAAATGGAAATTGCATACCAAATAAATGGCGCTGTGATCAGGAAAATGATTGTGCCGATGCCTCTGATGAGTCGCCAGCATTATGCA AGTCTCGCACCTGTTCACCTGAGGAATATGGTTGTAAAAGTGGCCTAGGAGAATGTGTGCCCTTGGCCTGGATGTGTGATCAGAGTAAAGATTGCAGCGATGGCTCCGATGAGCATAATTGCA ACCAAACTTGTCGCTCCGATGAGTACACTTGCGGTAATGGTCGTTGCATACAGAAACGTTGGGTGTGCGATCATGATGACGACTGCGGCGACGGCTCAGATGAACGGGATTGCCCAGTGATTCCCTGTGATGCCGTGGCGGAGCATACATGCAGCAATGGAGCCTGCATAGCCAAGCGGTGGGTGTGTGATGGTGATCCGGACTGTGCGGATGCCTCCGATGAAAGG TCCTGCTCCAATGTGACCAAGACGGTGACACCCTGTTTGCCCCATGAGTACCAGTGCAAAGATCGCATCACCTGCCTGCATCACAGCTGGCTGTGTGATGGCGACCGAGACTGTCCCGATGGCGATGATGAGCACACGGCCAACTGCAAGAACATCACATGTCGTCCCGATCAATTCCAATGCGGAGACCGCAGCTGCATAGCCGGCCACCTCACCTGCAACGGCGACAAGGATTGCTCAGATGGCAGCGATGAGAAAAACTGCAATTTTACGGTTCAAGCCAATTTGCAAGCATGCAATGGCACAACTCAATTCAATTGCGGTGGCGGTCAGTGCATAGCCCTGAGTAAGGTGTGCGATAAGCGTAAGGATTGTCCTGATGGCGAGGATGAACCGGCTGGAAAGTGTGGTGTAAATGAGTGTGCGACCAAAAATGGCAATTGCATGCATAAATGCCTCGACTTGGCAGTGGGACATCGCTGTGAATGTCATGAGGGCTACAAACTATCATCCGACAAACGCTCATGTGTGGACATCAATGAATGCGAGAATCCCGGCATGTGTTCCCAGATCTGCATCAATGAAATTGGAGGCTTCAAATGCGAGTGTGAGGCCGGCTATATGAGGGATCCACGTAATCACACCCGTTGCAAGGCCAGCGAGGGTCATGCCTCGTTGTTGCTGGCGCGTCGTCATGATATACGTAAAATTGCCTTGGATCACATGGAAATGACTTCAATTGTGAATAGCACAAAGTCGGCCACTGCCCTGGACTTTGTTTTCCGCACTGGCATGATCTTCTGGAGCGATGTGACCACCCAAAGCATCTACAAGGCACCCATCGATGAGGGACAGGAGAAGACTGTGGTCTTGAAACAATCTTCAGTGACTTCAGACGGCTTGGCGGTGGATTGGATCTATAATCATGTCTACTACACCGATACACACAAGTGCACCATCGAGCTGACGAATTTCGATGGCAATATGGGTAAAGTGTTGATTGAGGACTCCCTCGATATACCCAGATCGATAGCACTCGATCCCATTGAGGGTTGGATGTATTGGTCCGATTGGGGTGCGTCGCCTCGCATCGAACGCGCTGGCATGGATGGCAGCCATCGGACTACCATCATCAACTACGATGTCAAGTGGCCCAATGGCATTACCTTGGATCTGGTACGGAAACGCATCTACTGGGTTGATGGCAAACTGAACATCATTTCGAGTGCCAACTACGATGGATCACAGCGCCGTCAGATTTTATATTCCATGGAATATCTGAGGCATCCGTTCTCGATAACCACATTCGAGGATTACATCTACTGGACGGATTGGGATAAGCAAACTGTGTTCAAGGCCAATAAATTTACGGGAGAAGGTGTAGAGCCTATTACAGCTGTCCACATG CTTCAACATCCCATGGTGATACATGTCTATCATCCGTATCGCCAGCCCGATGGCATTAATCACTGCCAGTCCGTGAATGGCCATTGTTCTCACCTCTGTCTGCCAGCCCCGCGTATCAATGAGAGAAGTCCACGCATTTCCTGCGCCTGTCCGACAGGACTCAAACTGATGGCCGATGGCCTTATGTGCGTGGAAGATC TGGCTGAACGTCGCCCGGtaaaaaatcaaacacaaaATGAACAGACCACAGCGCCCAGTCCGCAGCCAGATTCTGGTTTTATAGCACTCGTTGTTATAGCCAGTCTAAGTGGTTGTGCTGTTCTCCTTGCAGTG CTCTTGCTTATTGGCTATCGCTACTGTAGCAAACGACGCATCAATTCAATGAATTTTGAGAATCCCATTTATCGTAAGACCACAACCTCATCGGATCAGGATCACTTCAGTTTGCGTAAAAATCTGCCGGCTCGCATCTATGATCACACCAGTGCTATGGATGAGGAG TATTCTCCCGTAATTGGCATATCATCGTATTAA
- the LOC6650219 gene encoding very low-density lipoprotein receptor isoform X8: MAIELCSTSIVSDTNKITTATITTSAAAAAATTIYISNNNKQRQAQQLFNCFCANFNLLLLTLILGLGKCCSATPTPAYQHQQQLLTESIAGSNVAPVQSDGSLTKLDGKAFLNMGFKFLNVSGKIGTPLGIGQSMDDKCDEKQFQCLSGDCIPIRFVCDGEDDCRDHSDEQVAECKFLEATCSSDHFRCTNGNCIPNKWRCDQENDCADASDESPALCMNACPNNEFKCQTVDQCIPRDWLCDGSNDCRDKSDEAQCKSRTCSPEEYGCKSGLGECVPLAWMCDQSKDCSDGSDEHNCNQTCRSDEYTCGNGRCIQKRWVCDHDDDCGDGSDERDCPVIPCDAVAEHTCSNGACIAKRWVCDGDPDCADASDERSCSNVTKTVTPCLPHEYQCKDRITCLHHSWLCDGDRDCPDGDDEHTANCKNITCRPDQFQCGDRSCIAGHLTCNGDKDCSDGSDEKNCNFTVQANLQACNGTTQFNCGGGQCIALSKVCDKRKDCPDGEDEPAGKCGVNECATKNGNCMHKCLDLAVGHRCECHEGYKLSSDKRSCVDINECENPGMCSQICINEIGGFKCECEAGYMRDPRNHTRCKASEGHASLLLARRHDIRKIALDHMEMTSIVNSTKSATALDFVFRTGMIFWSDVTTQSIYKAPIDEGQEKTVVLKQSSVTSDGLAVDWIYNHVYYTDTHKCTIELTNFDGNMGKVLIEDSLDIPRSIALDPIEGWMYWSDWGASPRIERAGMDGSHRTTIINYDVKWPNGITLDLVRKRIYWVDGKLNIISSANYDGSQRRQILYSMEYLRHPFSITTFEDYIYWTDWDKQTVFKANKFTGEGVEPITAVHMLQHPMVIHVYHPYRQPDGINHCQSVNGHCSHLCLPAPRINERSPRISCACPTGLKLMADGLMCVEDPLYKVITKPPRALKTRPKKTKVQLNKPHANLNSKKQDSFDIEPTNELRLSTKMPAINVAERRPVKNQTQNEQTTAPSPQPDSGFIALVVIASLSGCAVLLAVLLLIGYRYCSKRRINSMNFENPIYRKTTTSSDQDHFSLRKNLPARIYDHTSAMDEEYSPVIGISSY; the protein is encoded by the exons ATGGCCATAGAGTTATGCTCTACGAGCATTGTTAGTGATACCAAcaaaataacaacagcaacaataacaacatcagcagcagcagcagcagcaacaacaatttacatcagcaacaacaataagcaACGTCAAGCTCAACAGCTGTTCAATTGCTTTTGCGCCAACTTCAATCTACTGCTACTCACCTTGATACTTGGCTTGGGCAAATGTTGCAGTGCCACGCCCACACCGGCAtatcaacatcaacaacaattgcTTACTGAGAGTATTGCCGGCAGCAATGTGGCCCCCGTTCAATCTGATGGCTCATTGACCAAACTCGATGGCAAAGCCTTTTTAAATATGGGCTTTAAATTTCTGAACGTATCTGGAAAGATTGGAACACCACTTGGCATAG GCCAATCCATGGATGATAAATGTGACGAGAAGCAATTTCAATGCCTGAGTGGCGATTGTATACCCATACGTTTTGTGTGCGATGGCGAAGACGATTGTCGGGATCACAGCGACGAGCAAGTTGCCGAATGTAAATTTCTTG AAGCCACTTGCTCATCGGACCACTTCCGCTGCACAAATGGAAATTGCATACCAAATAAATGGCGCTGTGATCAGGAAAATGATTGTGCCGATGCCTCTGATGAGTCGCCAGCATTATGCA TGAATGCCTGTCCCAACAATGAATTCAAATGCCAAACTGTCGACCAGTGCATTCCGCGCGATTGGCTATGCGATGGCAGCAACGATTGTCGCGACAAATCCGATGAGGCCCAATGCA AGTCTCGCACCTGTTCACCTGAGGAATATGGTTGTAAAAGTGGCCTAGGAGAATGTGTGCCCTTGGCCTGGATGTGTGATCAGAGTAAAGATTGCAGCGATGGCTCCGATGAGCATAATTGCA ACCAAACTTGTCGCTCCGATGAGTACACTTGCGGTAATGGTCGTTGCATACAGAAACGTTGGGTGTGCGATCATGATGACGACTGCGGCGACGGCTCAGATGAACGGGATTGCCCAGTGATTCCCTGTGATGCCGTGGCGGAGCATACATGCAGCAATGGAGCCTGCATAGCCAAGCGGTGGGTGTGTGATGGTGATCCGGACTGTGCGGATGCCTCCGATGAAAGG TCCTGCTCCAATGTGACCAAGACGGTGACACCCTGTTTGCCCCATGAGTACCAGTGCAAAGATCGCATCACCTGCCTGCATCACAGCTGGCTGTGTGATGGCGACCGAGACTGTCCCGATGGCGATGATGAGCACACGGCCAACTGCAAGAACATCACATGTCGTCCCGATCAATTCCAATGCGGAGACCGCAGCTGCATAGCCGGCCACCTCACCTGCAACGGCGACAAGGATTGCTCAGATGGCAGCGATGAGAAAAACTGCAATTTTACGGTTCAAGCCAATTTGCAAGCATGCAATGGCACAACTCAATTCAATTGCGGTGGCGGTCAGTGCATAGCCCTGAGTAAGGTGTGCGATAAGCGTAAGGATTGTCCTGATGGCGAGGATGAACCGGCTGGAAAGTGTGGTGTAAATGAGTGTGCGACCAAAAATGGCAATTGCATGCATAAATGCCTCGACTTGGCAGTGGGACATCGCTGTGAATGTCATGAGGGCTACAAACTATCATCCGACAAACGCTCATGTGTGGACATCAATGAATGCGAGAATCCCGGCATGTGTTCCCAGATCTGCATCAATGAAATTGGAGGCTTCAAATGCGAGTGTGAGGCCGGCTATATGAGGGATCCACGTAATCACACCCGTTGCAAGGCCAGCGAGGGTCATGCCTCGTTGTTGCTGGCGCGTCGTCATGATATACGTAAAATTGCCTTGGATCACATGGAAATGACTTCAATTGTGAATAGCACAAAGTCGGCCACTGCCCTGGACTTTGTTTTCCGCACTGGCATGATCTTCTGGAGCGATGTGACCACCCAAAGCATCTACAAGGCACCCATCGATGAGGGACAGGAGAAGACTGTGGTCTTGAAACAATCTTCAGTGACTTCAGACGGCTTGGCGGTGGATTGGATCTATAATCATGTCTACTACACCGATACACACAAGTGCACCATCGAGCTGACGAATTTCGATGGCAATATGGGTAAAGTGTTGATTGAGGACTCCCTCGATATACCCAGATCGATAGCACTCGATCCCATTGAGGGTTGGATGTATTGGTCCGATTGGGGTGCGTCGCCTCGCATCGAACGCGCTGGCATGGATGGCAGCCATCGGACTACCATCATCAACTACGATGTCAAGTGGCCCAATGGCATTACCTTGGATCTGGTACGGAAACGCATCTACTGGGTTGATGGCAAACTGAACATCATTTCGAGTGCCAACTACGATGGATCACAGCGCCGTCAGATTTTATATTCCATGGAATATCTGAGGCATCCGTTCTCGATAACCACATTCGAGGATTACATCTACTGGACGGATTGGGATAAGCAAACTGTGTTCAAGGCCAATAAATTTACGGGAGAAGGTGTAGAGCCTATTACAGCTGTCCACATG CTTCAACATCCCATGGTGATACATGTCTATCATCCGTATCGCCAGCCCGATGGCATTAATCACTGCCAGTCCGTGAATGGCCATTGTTCTCACCTCTGTCTGCCAGCCCCGCGTATCAATGAGAGAAGTCCACGCATTTCCTGCGCCTGTCCGACAGGACTCAAACTGATGGCCGATGGCCTTATGTGCGTGGAAGATC CCCTTTACAAAGTGATTACGAAACCTCCGCGTGCCCTGAAAACCCgaccaaaaaaaaccaaagtcCAATTAAACAAACCCCATGCGAACTTGAATAGTAAGAAACAAGATAGTTTTGACATAGAGCCAACAAACGAGCTCCGACTGAGCACTAAGATGCCAGCAATAAATG TGGCTGAACGTCGCCCGGtaaaaaatcaaacacaaaATGAACAGACCACAGCGCCCAGTCCGCAGCCAGATTCTGGTTTTATAGCACTCGTTGTTATAGCCAGTCTAAGTGGTTGTGCTGTTCTCCTTGCAGTG CTCTTGCTTATTGGCTATCGCTACTGTAGCAAACGACGCATCAATTCAATGAATTTTGAGAATCCCATTTATCGTAAGACCACAACCTCATCGGATCAGGATCACTTCAGTTTGCGTAAAAATCTGCCGGCTCGCATCTATGATCACACCAGTGCTATGGATGAGGAG TATTCTCCCGTAATTGGCATATCATCGTATTAA
- the LOC6650219 gene encoding very low-density lipoprotein receptor isoform X4 has protein sequence MAIELCSTSIVSDTNKITTATITTSAAAAAATTIYISNNNKQRQAQQLFNCFCANFNLLLLTLILGLGKCCSATPTPAYQHQQQLLTESIAGSNVAPVQSDGSLTKLDGKAFLNMGFKFLNVSGKIGTPLGIGQSMDDKCDEKQFQCLSGDCIPIRFVCDGEDDCRDHSDEQVAECKFLEATCSSDHFRCTNGNCIPNKWRCDQENDCADASDESPALCMNACPNNEFKCQTVDQCIPRDWLCDGSNDCRDKSDEAQCNQTCRSDEYTCGNGRCIQKRWVCDHDDDCGDGSDERDCPVIPCDAVAEHTCSNGACIAKRWVCDGDPDCADASDERSCSNVTKTVTPCLPHEYQCKDRITCLHHSWLCDGDRDCPDGDDEHTANCKNITCRPDQFQCGDRSCIAGHLTCNGDKDCSDGSDEKNCNFTVQANLQACNGTTQFNCGGGQCIALSKVCDKRKDCPDGEDEPAGKCGVNECATKNGNCMHKCLDLAVGHRCECHEGYKLSSDKRSCVDINECENPGMCSQICINEIGGFKCECEAGYMRDPRNHTRCKASEGHASLLLARRHDIRKIALDHMEMTSIVNSTKSATALDFVFRTGMIFWSDVTTQSIYKAPIDEGQEKTVVLKQSSVTSDGLAVDWIYNHVYYTDTHKCTIELTNFDGNMGKVLIEDSLDIPRSIALDPIEGWMYWSDWGASPRIERAGMDGSHRTTIINYDVKWPNGITLDLVRKRIYWVDGKLNIISSANYDGSQRRQILYSMEYLRHPFSITTFEDYIYWTDWDKQTVFKANKFTGEGVEPITAVHMLQHPMVIHVYHPYRQPDGINHCQSVNGHCSHLCLPAPRINERSPRISCACPTGLKLMADGLMCVEDLAERRPVKNQTQNEQTTAPSPQPDSGFIALVVIASLSGCAVLLAVLLLIGYRYCSKRRINSMNFENPIYRKTTTSSDQDHFSLRKNLPARIYDHTSAMDEEYSPVIGISSY, from the exons ATGGCCATAGAGTTATGCTCTACGAGCATTGTTAGTGATACCAAcaaaataacaacagcaacaataacaacatcagcagcagcagcagcagcaacaacaatttacatcagcaacaacaataagcaACGTCAAGCTCAACAGCTGTTCAATTGCTTTTGCGCCAACTTCAATCTACTGCTACTCACCTTGATACTTGGCTTGGGCAAATGTTGCAGTGCCACGCCCACACCGGCAtatcaacatcaacaacaattgcTTACTGAGAGTATTGCCGGCAGCAATGTGGCCCCCGTTCAATCTGATGGCTCATTGACCAAACTCGATGGCAAAGCCTTTTTAAATATGGGCTTTAAATTTCTGAACGTATCTGGAAAGATTGGAACACCACTTGGCATAG GCCAATCCATGGATGATAAATGTGACGAGAAGCAATTTCAATGCCTGAGTGGCGATTGTATACCCATACGTTTTGTGTGCGATGGCGAAGACGATTGTCGGGATCACAGCGACGAGCAAGTTGCCGAATGTAAATTTCTTG AAGCCACTTGCTCATCGGACCACTTCCGCTGCACAAATGGAAATTGCATACCAAATAAATGGCGCTGTGATCAGGAAAATGATTGTGCCGATGCCTCTGATGAGTCGCCAGCATTATGCA TGAATGCCTGTCCCAACAATGAATTCAAATGCCAAACTGTCGACCAGTGCATTCCGCGCGATTGGCTATGCGATGGCAGCAACGATTGTCGCGACAAATCCGATGAGGCCCAATGCA ACCAAACTTGTCGCTCCGATGAGTACACTTGCGGTAATGGTCGTTGCATACAGAAACGTTGGGTGTGCGATCATGATGACGACTGCGGCGACGGCTCAGATGAACGGGATTGCCCAGTGATTCCCTGTGATGCCGTGGCGGAGCATACATGCAGCAATGGAGCCTGCATAGCCAAGCGGTGGGTGTGTGATGGTGATCCGGACTGTGCGGATGCCTCCGATGAAAGG TCCTGCTCCAATGTGACCAAGACGGTGACACCCTGTTTGCCCCATGAGTACCAGTGCAAAGATCGCATCACCTGCCTGCATCACAGCTGGCTGTGTGATGGCGACCGAGACTGTCCCGATGGCGATGATGAGCACACGGCCAACTGCAAGAACATCACATGTCGTCCCGATCAATTCCAATGCGGAGACCGCAGCTGCATAGCCGGCCACCTCACCTGCAACGGCGACAAGGATTGCTCAGATGGCAGCGATGAGAAAAACTGCAATTTTACGGTTCAAGCCAATTTGCAAGCATGCAATGGCACAACTCAATTCAATTGCGGTGGCGGTCAGTGCATAGCCCTGAGTAAGGTGTGCGATAAGCGTAAGGATTGTCCTGATGGCGAGGATGAACCGGCTGGAAAGTGTGGTGTAAATGAGTGTGCGACCAAAAATGGCAATTGCATGCATAAATGCCTCGACTTGGCAGTGGGACATCGCTGTGAATGTCATGAGGGCTACAAACTATCATCCGACAAACGCTCATGTGTGGACATCAATGAATGCGAGAATCCCGGCATGTGTTCCCAGATCTGCATCAATGAAATTGGAGGCTTCAAATGCGAGTGTGAGGCCGGCTATATGAGGGATCCACGTAATCACACCCGTTGCAAGGCCAGCGAGGGTCATGCCTCGTTGTTGCTGGCGCGTCGTCATGATATACGTAAAATTGCCTTGGATCACATGGAAATGACTTCAATTGTGAATAGCACAAAGTCGGCCACTGCCCTGGACTTTGTTTTCCGCACTGGCATGATCTTCTGGAGCGATGTGACCACCCAAAGCATCTACAAGGCACCCATCGATGAGGGACAGGAGAAGACTGTGGTCTTGAAACAATCTTCAGTGACTTCAGACGGCTTGGCGGTGGATTGGATCTATAATCATGTCTACTACACCGATACACACAAGTGCACCATCGAGCTGACGAATTTCGATGGCAATATGGGTAAAGTGTTGATTGAGGACTCCCTCGATATACCCAGATCGATAGCACTCGATCCCATTGAGGGTTGGATGTATTGGTCCGATTGGGGTGCGTCGCCTCGCATCGAACGCGCTGGCATGGATGGCAGCCATCGGACTACCATCATCAACTACGATGTCAAGTGGCCCAATGGCATTACCTTGGATCTGGTACGGAAACGCATCTACTGGGTTGATGGCAAACTGAACATCATTTCGAGTGCCAACTACGATGGATCACAGCGCCGTCAGATTTTATATTCCATGGAATATCTGAGGCATCCGTTCTCGATAACCACATTCGAGGATTACATCTACTGGACGGATTGGGATAAGCAAACTGTGTTCAAGGCCAATAAATTTACGGGAGAAGGTGTAGAGCCTATTACAGCTGTCCACATG CTTCAACATCCCATGGTGATACATGTCTATCATCCGTATCGCCAGCCCGATGGCATTAATCACTGCCAGTCCGTGAATGGCCATTGTTCTCACCTCTGTCTGCCAGCCCCGCGTATCAATGAGAGAAGTCCACGCATTTCCTGCGCCTGTCCGACAGGACTCAAACTGATGGCCGATGGCCTTATGTGCGTGGAAGATC TGGCTGAACGTCGCCCGGtaaaaaatcaaacacaaaATGAACAGACCACAGCGCCCAGTCCGCAGCCAGATTCTGGTTTTATAGCACTCGTTGTTATAGCCAGTCTAAGTGGTTGTGCTGTTCTCCTTGCAGTG CTCTTGCTTATTGGCTATCGCTACTGTAGCAAACGACGCATCAATTCAATGAATTTTGAGAATCCCATTTATCGTAAGACCACAACCTCATCGGATCAGGATCACTTCAGTTTGCGTAAAAATCTGCCGGCTCGCATCTATGATCACACCAGTGCTATGGATGAGGAG TATTCTCCCGTAATTGGCATATCATCGTATTAA